The following proteins are co-located in the Pomacea canaliculata isolate SZHN2017 linkage group LG10, ASM307304v1, whole genome shotgun sequence genome:
- the LOC112573741 gene encoding uncharacterized protein LOC112573741: MELTEEEKRVLEAFRNLEVKPTADTSADLQQWAAGYAATRDGVETAPLIASGPQTPRLPPFSGGKNDTALDLWKYELMCLRGRYTDAVVLEAVRRSLRGEAARVAMRLGPHATLNELLQKVDSIFDLVVCDQDLLGSFYTARQEAGENVTQWRCRIEDILTQALGARLIERRAYNETLRCRLWGGLRQPLKDRTAYKFEMESDVDALFRSLRQAEQETEGPAHKTGAGKQAAVNAAQAIPAGDWSAEVRKLSAEVQSLRRQLQQGPRNDPAAGKALNQRPPRSSYEDDGPTCFRCGGKGHIKVGCRMRIDHLRKTLNYRLTCRKGQRVDQRPPAHGPAGEKTLIGPSTCVDVCIEGVATAALLDTGATVSTVTETFHRQKLAHLAVRPLQEVLRIECADGRMLRT; the protein is encoded by the coding sequence ATGGAACTAACAGAGGAGGAGAAGCGAGTGTTGGAGGCCTTCAGGAATTTGGAAGTGAAGCCAACAGCAGACACCTCTGCCGACCTACAGCAATGGGCGGCAGGGTACGCTGCGACAAGGGATGGAGTGGAGACTGCGCCGCTGATTGCCAGCGGACCACAGACACCGCGACTGCCGCCATTCTCCGGGGGCAAGAACGACACAGCGCTGGACCTGTGGAAGTATGAACTGATGTGTTTGCGGGGGCGGTATACAGACGCTGTTGTGTTGGAAGCTGTCCGCCGTTCTTTGAGAGGCGAGGCGGCCAGAGTGGCTATGCGTCTGGGCCCTCACGCGACATTGAACGAGCTGTTGCAGAAAGTTGACAGTATTTTTGATCTCGTGGTGTGTGACCAAGACCTACTCGGGTCCTTCTACACTGCGCGCCAGGAGGCCGGGGAGAATGTCACGCAGTGGCGGTGTCGCATAGAAGACATCCTGACACAAGCCCTGGGTGCGCGCCTGATAGAAAGACGCGCATACAACGAGACGCTGCGCTGCAGACTGTGGGGAGGACTACGGCAACCCCTAAAGGATCGAACTGCCTACAAGTTCGAAATGGAGTCAGACGTGGACGCTCTATTTCGCAGCTTAAGGCAGGCAGAGCAGGAGACCGAGGGACCAGCACACAAGACAGGTGCAGGAAAGCAAGCGGCGGTCAACGCTGCACAAGCCATCCCGGCCGGAGACTGGAGTGCAGAGGTGAGGAAGCTGTCGGCCGAGGTGCAGTCGTTGCGGCGCCAACTGCAACAAGGACCACGCAACGACCCTGCGGCTGGCAAGGCGTTAAACCAGCGGCCACCACGCTCCAGCTACGAGGACGACGGGCCTACATGCTTCAGGTGTGGCGGCAAGGGCCACATCAAAGTGGGGTGTCGCATGCGCATTGACCATCTGCGCAAGACCCTAAACTACAGGCTGACCTGCAGAAAGGGGCAACGGGTTGACCAGCGTCCGCCGGCACACGGCCCCGCTGGCGAGAAAACATTGATAGGTCCCAGCACGTGTGTAGACGTCTGCATCGAAGGTGTGGCCACGGCAGCGCTGCTGGATACAGGTGCCACTGTATCAACGGTGACGGAGACATTCCATCGCCAGAAGCTGGCACACCTGGCCGTCCGTCCGCTTCAAGAAGTGCTACGTATTGAGTGTGCGGATGGCCGAATGCTCCGTACTTAG